A window of Zingiber officinale cultivar Zhangliang chromosome 5A, Zo_v1.1, whole genome shotgun sequence contains these coding sequences:
- the LOC121979322 gene encoding uncharacterized protein LOC121979322 isoform X2: MGNDGSSITRMMRGREKERRRRPRGRILSRQLAHYEQCMRYLKEGVVPTTNEITLLLHSETESAKYSRCERNPDGQFICYLSSPILKQIETTKSRALKLTYSLLRLSNIDLIPAYALKAERTGSTFTISTFQNDIINPALSDARVCFLF; encoded by the exons ATGGGCAATGATGGATCAAGCATAACACGAAtgatgagaggaagagaaaaagagagaagaagaagaccaagaggaagaataCTTAGTAGGCAACTTGCCCACTATGAGCAATGCATG AGATATCTCAAGGAAGGAGTGGTTCCTACTACAAATGAGATCACATTGCTTTTGCATTCTGAGACAGAGTCCGCCAAATACAGCCGCTGTGAAAGAAATCCAGATGGAcaatttatatgttatttgtcatctCCAATACTCAAACAA ATTGAGACAACAAAATCTCGAGCACTGAAGCTGACATATTCCCTCCTCAGATTGTCAAATATTGATCTTATTCCTGCATATGCTTTGAAAGCAGAAAGAACTGGTTCTACCTTCACTATCTCAACTTTCCAAAATGACATCATTAATCCTGCTCTTTCTGATGCACGAGTATGTTTTTTGTTCTAA
- the LOC121979322 gene encoding uncharacterized protein LOC121979322 isoform X1, with translation MGNDGSSITRMMRGREKERRRRPRGRILSRQLAHYEQCMGEFNSGKSTIINALLGQRYLKEGVVPTTNEITLLLHSETESAKYSRCERNPDGQFICYLSSPILKQIETTKSRALKLTYSLLRLSNIDLIPAYALKAERTGSTFTISTFQNDIINPALSDARVCFLF, from the exons ATGGGCAATGATGGATCAAGCATAACACGAAtgatgagaggaagagaaaaagagagaagaagaagaccaagaggaagaataCTTAGTAGGCAACTTGCCCACTATGAGCAATGCATG GGCGAATTTAACTCTGGAAAATCTACTATTATCAATGCCCTTCTTGGACAGAGATATCTCAAGGAAGGAGTGGTTCCTACTACAAATGAGATCACATTGCTTTTGCATTCTGAGACAGAGTCCGCCAAATACAGCCGCTGTGAAAGAAATCCAGATGGAcaatttatatgttatttgtcatctCCAATACTCAAACAA ATTGAGACAACAAAATCTCGAGCACTGAAGCTGACATATTCCCTCCTCAGATTGTCAAATATTGATCTTATTCCTGCATATGCTTTGAAAGCAGAAAGAACTGGTTCTACCTTCACTATCTCAACTTTCCAAAATGACATCATTAATCCTGCTCTTTCTGATGCACGAGTATGTTTTTTGTTCTAA